In a genomic window of Algoriphagus halophilus:
- a CDS encoding ExbD/TolR family protein — translation MARKKNRMAQEVNAGSMADIAFLLLIFFLVTTTIASDKGILNVLPPKVDPNVPPPDIQKNERNIYTILVNANDDLLVEGEYRESADGLDKDVKAFVLNFGAPDEEAVALYNSLPASLQAEAARNPESSDYPSEAVVSIKTNRGTSYEKYLEVLDLVKKAYFDIYATRANLSTDEYRALSGKDDAEQALIDKGKEGIAMQISIAEPDKLGSN, via the coding sequence ATGGCTAGAAAGAAAAATAGAATGGCTCAGGAGGTCAATGCAGGTTCTATGGCTGACATAGCGTTCTTGCTCCTGATCTTCTTTCTCGTCACTACTACTATTGCATCGGATAAGGGTATCTTGAATGTACTCCCTCCAAAAGTGGATCCTAACGTTCCGCCACCAGACATTCAAAAGAATGAGCGTAACATCTACACCATTCTTGTCAACGCGAACGATGATCTTCTTGTAGAAGGAGAATACAGAGAAAGTGCCGATGGTCTTGATAAGGATGTTAAAGCATTTGTATTGAATTTCGGTGCGCCGGATGAAGAAGCAGTTGCACTTTACAATTCTTTGCCAGCTTCTCTTCAAGCAGAAGCAGCTAGAAATCCTGAATCTTCTGACTATCCAAGTGAAGCTGTTGTTTCCATCAAAACAAACAGAGGTACTAGCTACGAAAAGTATCTTGAAGTATTGGATTTGGTGAAAAAGGCTTACTTCGATATCTATGCAACGAGAGCAAACTTGTCAACTGACGAGTACAGAGCTCTTAGTGGTAAAGATGACGCAGAACAAGCGCTTATTGACAAAGGGAAAGAAGGCATTGCAATGCAGATTTCCATCGCAGAACCAGATAAACTAGGAAGCAATTAA
- a CDS encoding ExbD/TolR family protein, whose translation MGKFGKKNKVSENIPTSALPDIIFMLLFFFMVTTVLRDQEILVEQKIPQATQLQKLQKKTLISYIFIGKPKNTSLYGTEPRVQANDALMSTDEIVQWVNQERDALPEADRGGITISMKVDKDVKMGPISDVQTELREADARRVLYASVGKVVKD comes from the coding sequence ATGGGAAAGTTCGGAAAGAAAAATAAAGTCTCTGAGAATATCCCAACCTCGGCGTTGCCGGATATTATCTTCATGCTTCTTTTCTTCTTCATGGTAACTACCGTGTTGAGAGATCAGGAGATATTGGTTGAGCAAAAAATTCCTCAAGCTACTCAGCTTCAGAAATTGCAAAAGAAAACATTGATTTCTTACATCTTCATTGGTAAGCCAAAGAATACATCATTGTATGGAACCGAACCAAGAGTTCAAGCTAACGATGCCTTGATGTCAACTGACGAAATTGTTCAGTGGGTAAACCAAGAAAGAGATGCATTGCCTGAAGCGGACCGTGGAGGGATTACAATTTCAATGAAAGTGGATAAGGATGTTAAAATGGGTCCAATCTCTGACGTTCAAACTGAATTGAGAGAAGCGGATGCAAGAAGAGTTCTTTACGCTTCTGTTGGTAAAGTTGTAAAAGACTAA
- a CDS encoding MFS transporter: MLATLQNKKKVQNGWAMYDWANSVYSLVITSTIFPVYYNNVTKAIDGSDKVNFFGFEMINTVLYSYSISFSFLIIALISPLLSGIADSTGKKLSFMKFFAYLGAISCVGLFFFDGSNLEFGIICSVLASIGYAGSIVFYNAYLPEISEENEYDFLSAKGFALGYIGSVILLILNLLMIQFPSAFMIPDGGIAARLSFLITGVWWAGFAQITFNVLPKNPFGKNVTREILSKGYKEIRKVFFEVRKIGVMNKFLASFFFYSMGVQTVMYLAASFGDKELGLPGDQLILTILIIQFVAIIGSYFFAFLSKKYGNKSSLVIMVIIWIFICGAAYYVYTVYEFFALAFVVGLVMGGIQSLSRSTFSKLIPESTTDHASYFSFYDVTEKMAIVLGTFSYGVIEQLTGSMRNSSLTLGIFFLVGLGFLLLVTIPKSQLNAS, encoded by the coding sequence ATGCTAGCAACACTACAAAATAAAAAGAAGGTCCAAAACGGTTGGGCCATGTATGACTGGGCAAATTCTGTTTATAGTCTTGTTATTACGTCTACCATCTTTCCGGTTTATTACAACAATGTCACCAAAGCAATTGATGGAAGTGATAAAGTGAATTTCTTTGGTTTTGAAATGATTAATACAGTTCTGTATTCGTATTCCATTTCCTTTTCCTTCCTGATCATTGCTTTGATCTCTCCCTTGTTATCAGGAATAGCAGATTCCACAGGAAAGAAATTAAGCTTTATGAAGTTTTTTGCTTATTTAGGCGCAATTTCCTGTGTAGGACTTTTCTTTTTTGATGGGAGTAATCTTGAATTTGGAATTATATGTAGTGTCCTTGCTAGTATAGGGTATGCAGGGAGTATTGTGTTTTATAATGCCTACTTACCTGAAATTTCCGAGGAGAATGAATATGACTTTTTGAGTGCAAAAGGTTTTGCCTTGGGATACATTGGATCCGTGATTTTACTGATTCTCAATTTATTGATGATACAGTTTCCTTCTGCCTTTATGATTCCTGATGGAGGGATCGCTGCCAGGCTGTCCTTTTTAATTACTGGAGTATGGTGGGCAGGATTTGCTCAGATTACTTTCAATGTGCTGCCTAAGAACCCTTTTGGGAAGAATGTAACAAGGGAGATTTTATCCAAAGGGTATAAAGAGATCCGCAAAGTGTTTTTTGAAGTGAGGAAAATTGGAGTAATGAACAAATTTCTAGCTTCTTTCTTCTTTTATTCGATGGGCGTACAAACAGTTATGTATTTGGCTGCAAGTTTTGGGGATAAGGAATTAGGGCTTCCTGGAGATCAATTGATCTTAACCATTTTGATTATTCAGTTTGTGGCTATTATAGGAAGTTATTTCTTTGCCTTTTTATCCAAGAAGTATGGAAATAAATCCAGTTTGGTCATCATGGTCATCATTTGGATTTTTATCTGCGGAGCGGCTTATTACGTGTACACGGTTTATGAGTTTTTTGCTCTAGCCTTTGTAGTAGGTTTGGTAATGGGTGGAATCCAATCCTTATCAAGATCTACCTTTTCCAAATTGATTCCGGAATCAACCACAGACCACGCCTCTTATTTCAGCTTTTATGATGTTACCGAGAAAATGGCTATTGTATTAGGGACATTTTCCTATGGCGTGATCGAACAGCTTACTGGAAGTATGCGAAACAGTTCCTTGACTCTAGGAATCTTTTTCCTAGTAGGGTTAGGCTTCTTACTATTGGTTACGATTCCGAAAAGTCAATTAAACGCTTCTTAA
- a CDS encoding bifunctional ADP-dependent NAD(P)H-hydrate dehydratase/NAD(P)H-hydrate epimerase — translation MKKILQGAQVKELDAKHISISGQSSQELMEVAALGFVDWYVAQDQFKEYGVLIFVGAGNNGGDGLAIARILTNQGVQVSVVPCFTDPDKLSLDASANWELLPKSVQLLDFNELKYEGDLVLIDCYLGVGLTGTLRESSIPIIDYINEFSGPVVSVDIPSGLPSETIHQGLAVRADYTVTFAFPKLSLLLPENAEYVGELVLVDIGIEEETSKVFDSNFYYLEEKDIPALHKSFHRFSYKGDYGKILIAGGSPGKMGALILCAKSALRTGTGLVTCHIEDSERDIIQTAVPEAMASWGLIANLEFYDSVGIGPGWGQDGRVHLLTQILEEFKSPVVVDADGLNILARSKELLELVPKNSILTPHIGEFSRLVGPAKNHLERLEMAKEFSVTNELILVLKGANTVISLPDGRQIFNSSGTKYMATGGSGDVLTGMITSYLGQGYEPENAAICGVYHHGLAGELAGAKKRKGLIASDLIEAIPETYNLLDIS, via the coding sequence ATGAAAAAGATCCTTCAAGGTGCTCAAGTAAAAGAGTTAGATGCTAAACATATTTCAATATCCGGGCAGTCGAGCCAAGAATTGATGGAAGTGGCTGCTTTGGGGTTTGTGGATTGGTATGTTGCACAAGATCAATTCAAAGAGTATGGGGTCTTGATTTTTGTGGGAGCGGGAAATAATGGGGGAGATGGACTTGCAATCGCTAGGATTTTGACAAATCAAGGTGTTCAAGTGTCTGTGGTTCCTTGTTTTACTGACCCAGATAAACTATCACTCGACGCGTCAGCCAATTGGGAATTGCTTCCTAAATCTGTTCAACTATTGGATTTCAATGAGTTAAAGTATGAAGGTGATTTAGTACTGATTGATTGTTATTTGGGTGTCGGACTTACAGGGACTTTAAGGGAATCTAGTATTCCAATCATTGATTATATAAATGAGTTCTCGGGCCCCGTTGTTTCGGTAGATATCCCAAGTGGTCTTCCTTCTGAAACCATCCACCAGGGTTTAGCTGTACGAGCAGACTATACCGTTACTTTTGCATTTCCAAAATTGTCCTTACTACTTCCTGAAAATGCTGAGTACGTAGGAGAGTTGGTATTGGTGGATATTGGGATTGAGGAGGAGACCTCTAAAGTCTTTGATTCAAACTTCTATTATTTAGAGGAAAAGGATATTCCTGCACTTCACAAATCTTTCCATCGGTTTTCCTACAAAGGTGACTATGGGAAAATTTTAATTGCTGGTGGCAGTCCTGGAAAAATGGGAGCATTGATTTTATGTGCGAAAAGTGCATTAAGAACAGGGACTGGACTTGTTACCTGCCATATAGAAGATTCAGAAAGAGATATCATCCAAACAGCAGTTCCTGAGGCCATGGCTTCTTGGGGTCTGATCGCAAATTTAGAATTTTACGATTCGGTAGGAATTGGACCTGGTTGGGGGCAAGATGGTAGGGTTCATTTATTGACTCAGATTTTGGAAGAATTTAAAAGCCCCGTAGTGGTTGATGCGGATGGCTTGAATATTTTAGCAAGAAGTAAGGAATTGCTTGAACTTGTACCCAAAAATTCAATTTTAACCCCGCATATAGGCGAGTTTTCCCGTCTAGTAGGTCCTGCAAAGAATCATTTGGAGCGACTGGAAATGGCAAAAGAATTCTCTGTTACCAACGAGTTAATTCTCGTCCTTAAAGGAGCTAATACAGTCATTTCCTTGCCAGATGGACGACAGATTTTTAATTCTTCCGGTACCAAATACATGGCAACTGGTGGTTCTGGAGATGTGTTGACAGGAATGATTACTTCCTATTTAGGGCAGGGGTATGAACCAGAGAATGCCGCTATTTGTGGGGTATATCATCATGGGTTGGCAGGAGAACTTGCTGGAGCAAAAAAGAGAAAGGGACTAATCGCCTCTGACTTGATTGAGGCTATTCCGGAGACTTATAACCTACTTGATATATCGTGA